Proteins from one Acidiphilium multivorum AIU301 genomic window:
- a CDS encoding NADP-dependent malic enzyme, whose protein sequence is MDETLRKAALDYHRHPRPGKLAITPTKRMETSRDLALAYSPGVAAACLAIKDDPDTAYDYTTRGNLVAVITNGTAVLGLGNIGALASKPVMEGKAVLFKKFAGIDTFDIEVDQPDPDRFIEVVAALEPSFGGINLEDIKAPECFRIEQTLRERMNIPVFHDDQHGTAIIVGAAVQNAMIVQGKTIDDVRIVTSGAGAAAISCVRILIALGANPENIVMTDIEGVIYKGRPNLNETLEPFARDTAARTLPEVLDGADIFLGLSAPGVLKPEWLDKFAANPLILALANPEPEIRPELVAEHRPDAIVCTGRSDFPNQVNNVLCFPFIFRGALDVGATAITEGMKLAAVTAIAELTRIEASETVAAAYGGVAPVFGRDYIIPKPFDPRLILHIAPAVARAAMDEGVARRPIADFDVYQHDLERLVFRSGLLLRPVIEVARSAKVRIVYGEGEDERTLRAAQSVIDDRMGTPLLVGRTAAIMQRIAALGLRMKPEQDFRIVDFEREQGLFRRLLETYQHIVNRRGVPPDAAQRQLSRRPTVAAGMLLAAGEADAAICGGLGDWSRQFRYAMPIIPRKPGIKRVSAMTALILQSGNLFFCDTHVNEDPSSEDIAEMTHLAAGMVSHFGITPKVALLSHSNFGASNSASARKMRRALALIHAQDPELEVDGEMHADAALFEPIRARAVCDSRLTGSANLLVMPSIDAANIGFNLLKAAGEAVTVGPFLLGLSKPLHIAIPSVTARGLVNMSAVAAMEAALMAG, encoded by the coding sequence ATGGATGAAACGCTTCGCAAGGCCGCACTCGATTACCACCGCCATCCGCGGCCGGGCAAACTCGCGATCACGCCGACCAAGCGCATGGAAACCTCGCGCGACCTGGCGCTGGCCTATTCTCCTGGCGTGGCGGCGGCCTGCCTCGCCATCAAGGACGATCCCGATACCGCTTATGACTACACGACGCGCGGCAATCTCGTCGCGGTGATCACCAACGGCACGGCGGTGCTCGGCCTCGGCAATATCGGCGCGCTCGCCTCCAAGCCGGTGATGGAGGGCAAGGCCGTCCTGTTCAAGAAATTCGCCGGGATCGACACGTTCGACATCGAGGTCGACCAGCCGGACCCGGACCGGTTCATCGAGGTGGTGGCGGCGCTGGAGCCGAGCTTCGGCGGCATCAATCTCGAGGACATCAAGGCGCCGGAATGTTTCCGCATCGAGCAGACGCTGCGCGAGCGGATGAACATCCCCGTGTTCCACGACGACCAGCACGGCACCGCCATCATCGTCGGCGCCGCCGTGCAGAACGCGATGATCGTGCAGGGCAAGACGATCGACGATGTCAGGATCGTCACCTCCGGCGCGGGGGCGGCGGCGATTTCCTGCGTGCGCATCCTGATCGCGCTCGGTGCCAACCCCGAGAACATCGTGATGACCGATATCGAGGGGGTGATCTACAAGGGCCGGCCGAACCTGAACGAGACGCTGGAGCCCTTCGCCCGCGACACTGCGGCGCGGACCCTGCCGGAAGTGCTGGACGGGGCGGACATCTTCCTCGGCCTGTCCGCCCCCGGCGTGCTGAAGCCGGAATGGCTGGACAAGTTCGCCGCCAACCCGCTGATCCTCGCGCTGGCCAACCCGGAGCCGGAAATCCGCCCCGAGCTGGTGGCGGAACACCGGCCGGATGCGATCGTCTGCACCGGGCGGTCGGATTTTCCGAACCAGGTCAACAACGTGCTGTGCTTTCCCTTCATCTTCCGCGGCGCGCTGGATGTGGGGGCGACCGCCATCACCGAAGGGATGAAGCTCGCCGCCGTCACCGCCATCGCGGAGCTGACGCGGATCGAGGCCTCCGAGACGGTGGCGGCGGCCTATGGCGGCGTCGCCCCGGTATTCGGGCGGGACTACATCATTCCGAAGCCGTTCGATCCGCGGTTGATCCTGCACATCGCCCCTGCCGTGGCGCGGGCGGCGATGGATGAAGGAGTGGCGCGCCGGCCGATCGCGGATTTCGACGTCTACCAGCACGATCTCGAACGCCTCGTGTTCCGCTCGGGCCTGCTGCTGCGCCCGGTGATCGAGGTCGCGCGCTCGGCGAAGGTGCGGATCGTCTATGGCGAGGGCGAGGACGAGCGCACGCTGCGCGCCGCCCAGAGCGTGATCGACGATCGGATGGGCACGCCGCTGCTGGTCGGCCGCACCGCGGCGATCATGCAGCGGATCGCCGCACTCGGCCTGCGGATGAAGCCGGAGCAGGATTTCCGCATCGTCGATTTCGAGCGCGAGCAGGGGCTGTTCCGCCGGCTGCTGGAGACGTACCAGCACATCGTCAACCGCCGCGGCGTGCCGCCGGATGCGGCGCAGCGCCAGCTCTCGCGCCGGCCGACCGTGGCCGCCGGGATGCTGCTCGCCGCCGGCGAGGCGGATGCGGCGATCTGCGGCGGGCTCGGCGACTGGTCGCGCCAGTTCCGCTACGCGATGCCGATCATTCCGCGCAAGCCTGGGATCAAGCGGGTATCGGCGATGACGGCGCTGATCCTGCAGAGCGGCAACCTCTTCTTCTGCGACACGCATGTGAACGAGGACCCCTCGTCGGAGGACATCGCCGAGATGACCCATCTGGCGGCGGGAATGGTCTCGCATTTCGGGATCACGCCGAAGGTGGCGCTGCTGTCGCATTCGAATTTCGGGGCGTCGAACTCGGCCTCCGCGCGCAAGATGCGCCGGGCGCTGGCGCTGATCCACGCGCAGGATCCGGAACTCGAGGTCGATGGCGAGATGCACGCCGACGCGGCACTGTTCGAACCGATCCGCGCCCGCGCGGTGTGCGACAGCCGGCTGACCGGCTCGGCCAACCTGCTGGTGATGCCCTCGATCGACGCGGCGAATATCGGCTTCAACCTGCTCAAGGCCGCTGGCGAGGCGGTGACGGTCGGCCCGTTCCTGCTCGGCTTGTCGAAGCCGCTACATATCGCGATCCCGAGCGTGACCGCCCGCGGCCTCGTGAACATGAGCGCTGTCGCCGCGATGGAGGCCGCGCTGATGGCGGGGTAA
- the lipB gene encoding lipoyl(octanoyl) transferase LipB, with amino-acid sequence MDRAVSTTTNAVEWAKAPGLTDYPSALAEMQARAAAIRAGEEAERVWLVEHPPLYTAGTSARDADLLHPGDAQVFRSGRGGQWTYHGPGQRVAYVMLDLSRPHGRVPARDVRGFVAGLEAWLIDTLAGFGVRGELREGRVGIWVANPLGGESKIAAIGVRVSRWVSYHGIALNVAPDLGRFGGIVPCGISEHGVTSLAALGVTATLDAVDAALARSFERVFDAAPQPV; translated from the coding sequence ATGGATCGCGCGGTATCAACAACCACGAATGCGGTCGAATGGGCAAAAGCGCCCGGATTGACCGATTATCCCTCTGCGCTGGCGGAAATGCAGGCCCGCGCGGCGGCGATCCGGGCGGGAGAGGAGGCGGAGCGGGTCTGGCTGGTCGAGCATCCGCCGCTTTACACGGCGGGAACCTCGGCGCGGGACGCCGATCTGCTGCACCCCGGCGATGCGCAGGTTTTCCGCAGCGGGCGCGGGGGGCAATGGACCTATCATGGCCCCGGGCAGCGCGTGGCCTATGTCATGCTCGACCTCTCCCGGCCGCACGGCCGCGTTCCGGCGCGGGATGTGCGCGGGTTCGTCGCCGGGCTCGAAGCCTGGCTGATCGACACGCTGGCCGGGTTCGGCGTGCGTGGCGAATTGCGCGAGGGGCGCGTCGGCATCTGGGTGGCCAACCCGTTGGGCGGCGAATCGAAGATCGCGGCGATCGGCGTGCGGGTGTCGCGCTGGGTCAGCTATCATGGGATCGCGCTGAATGTCGCGCCAGACCTGGGGCGATTCGGCGGCATCGTGCCCTGCGGCATCAGCGAGCATGGCGTGACGTCGCTGGCGGCACTCGGCGTCACCGCGACGCTGGATGCGGTCGATGCGGCGCTGGCCCGGTCATTCGAGCGGGTCTTCGACGCGGCGCCGCAGCCGGTTTGA
- a CDS encoding oligosaccharide flippase family protein: MSLQRGAARSTAWNLLTVLGERSFGFAILVVLLRHVSVQDVGIVALASAISELARMVTAGGAGEQVVAAPGDRTVEAGAFWAQMLLALVVTGLLFAIAGPIARYYQASALGWVMRALSLNILLGAFLIVPAARLAQAFRFRALSLMSLGSTMLGGAVALELVFHGYGLAALVVQRMVGIGFYSVAASIAARWHPPRPPRWDALAAALRFNLPMMGAAFVDYLAHTGYVVLVGMRVPVFAVGQFRIAQRLAEVLQELAILPASKVFLPVFVAVRDDQERRYAVASALMDTLAILSLAAAAVSGAVAHPLVVLMFGARWASAAPVFAALSLIVPASTIYAFVKPMLTALRRPGLVSIFAALNAGTIGLAAWFAAPYGLVPLAWALSARGLVVALLLLPALSIGIGQSGWPLLRLMGAPITALVAARLATAAFLHAVAPGIGLLSQLVLGASVAGAVFLLVLMALAPWRLIGMARRLASAFRRSPVLTIAG; this comes from the coding sequence ATGAGTCTTCAGCGCGGCGCGGCAAGGAGCACGGCGTGGAACCTGCTCACCGTCCTTGGCGAGCGGAGTTTCGGATTCGCCATCCTTGTCGTGCTGCTCCGCCACGTCTCGGTGCAGGATGTCGGAATCGTCGCGTTGGCGTCTGCGATTTCCGAACTTGCGCGCATGGTCACGGCAGGCGGCGCGGGTGAGCAGGTTGTGGCCGCCCCCGGAGACCGGACCGTGGAGGCGGGGGCGTTCTGGGCGCAGATGCTCCTTGCGCTCGTTGTCACCGGATTGCTTTTCGCCATTGCCGGACCGATTGCCCGGTATTATCAGGCATCGGCGCTTGGCTGGGTCATGCGGGCGTTGTCGCTCAACATCCTTCTTGGCGCGTTCCTCATCGTGCCGGCGGCAAGGCTCGCCCAGGCGTTCCGGTTTCGCGCGCTCAGCCTGATGTCGCTGGGCAGCACGATGCTGGGCGGCGCGGTGGCGCTGGAACTCGTCTTCCATGGCTACGGGCTGGCGGCCCTTGTCGTGCAGAGGATGGTCGGGATCGGCTTCTATTCGGTCGCGGCATCGATCGCCGCCCGTTGGCATCCGCCTCGGCCGCCGCGATGGGACGCTCTCGCCGCGGCGCTGCGCTTCAACCTGCCGATGATGGGGGCAGCGTTCGTCGATTATCTCGCCCATACCGGCTATGTCGTGCTGGTCGGTATGCGCGTGCCGGTGTTTGCCGTGGGGCAGTTCCGCATTGCCCAGCGCCTCGCCGAAGTGCTGCAGGAACTGGCGATCCTGCCGGCGAGCAAGGTTTTTCTCCCCGTGTTCGTGGCCGTGCGCGACGACCAGGAACGGCGGTATGCCGTTGCCTCGGCGCTGATGGATACGCTGGCGATCCTCTCGCTGGCCGCCGCCGCCGTCAGCGGTGCCGTCGCACACCCCCTTGTGGTGCTGATGTTCGGCGCGCGCTGGGCCAGCGCGGCGCCGGTGTTCGCGGCGCTCAGCCTGATCGTGCCGGCCTCGACGATCTACGCCTTCGTCAAGCCGATGCTCACCGCCCTGCGCCGGCCGGGGCTGGTGTCGATCTTTGCGGCGTTGAATGCCGGCACCATCGGGCTCGCCGCCTGGTTCGCCGCACCCTACGGGCTCGTGCCGCTCGCCTGGGCGCTGTCCGCCCGCGGCCTGGTCGTCGCGCTGCTGCTGCTGCCGGCGCTGTCGATCGGGATCGGCCAGTCGGGCTGGCCGCTGCTGCGGCTGATGGGCGCGCCGATTACCGCCCTCGTCGCCGCCCGCCTCGCGACCGCCGCGTTCCTGCATGCGGTGGCGCCCGGCATCGGGCTGCTGTCGCAACTCGTGCTGGGCGCGAGCGTGGCGGGCGCGGTGTTCCTGCTGGTGCTCATGGCGCTCGCGCCCTGGCGGCTGATCGGGATGGCCCGCCGCCTGGCCTCGGCCTTCCGTCGCAGTCCGGTGCTGACCATCGCCGGCTGA
- a CDS encoding tyrosine-type recombinase/integrase, with product MLTDIAIRKAQIRDKPYKMFDSYGLYLLVTPAGGKLWRFRYKIGGKEKLLSIGPYSEVMLSAARDARDEARAGLRAGRDPSLVRKQLRAQAANDDRKFEKVASDLHTLNKSRWTERHTADVMISLEQMVFPLLGTVDVAEITPPMVLDVIRRIEARPALETARRVRQRMSAIFLFAMGLGLATTDPAAVIQKAMAPMTKGRQPAVVTLEEAREALAACEAIPAHPVTRLAMRFLALTHVRPGEVHGTRWTEFEGLEGDEPLWLIPAHG from the coding sequence ATGCTCACCGACATCGCCATCCGCAAGGCACAGATCCGAGACAAGCCATACAAGATGTTTGATTCCTATGGTTTGTACCTGCTGGTCACGCCGGCTGGAGGAAAGCTCTGGCGCTTCCGCTACAAGATCGGCGGCAAGGAGAAATTGCTCAGCATCGGCCCCTACTCCGAGGTGATGCTCTCCGCAGCGCGGGATGCGCGCGACGAGGCCCGGGCAGGCCTGCGCGCTGGTCGCGATCCCTCGCTGGTGCGCAAGCAGCTGCGCGCCCAGGCGGCCAATGACGACCGCAAGTTCGAGAAGGTCGCAAGCGACTTGCATACGCTGAACAAGTCCCGCTGGACCGAGCGCCACACGGCGGACGTGATGATCAGCCTCGAGCAGATGGTTTTTCCCCTCCTCGGCACTGTCGACGTCGCGGAGATCACGCCACCGATGGTCCTCGACGTCATCCGGCGAATCGAAGCGCGCCCGGCGCTGGAGACCGCGCGCCGGGTCCGCCAGCGGATGTCGGCGATCTTCCTGTTTGCGATGGGGCTCGGGCTCGCAACCACCGACCCTGCGGCGGTGATCCAGAAAGCCATGGCGCCGATGACCAAGGGGCGGCAACCGGCCGTGGTCACGCTGGAGGAAGCCCGGGAGGCGCTGGCAGCCTGCGAGGCGATCCCTGCGCACCCGGTGACCCGGCTGGCGATGCGGTTCCTCGCCCTCACCCATGTCCGACCCGGAGAGGTGCACGGCACACGGTGGACCGAGTTCGAGGGGCTGGAGGGAGACGAACCGCTCTGGCTGATCCCCGCCCACGGATGA